The window ATAAGCTCAGTCCAACTGTGGAGAAAGTTGTAGCAAAACCTGATGGTCATAATGCTGTAAGTTACCATATTCTGTGAATAATAATGTCCTTCGCTGTGTTAGTGTTGCATGCCATTATAGTTGGTCTCTGAGTCTCATCTGTTAATTCCCTTTTCACTCTCAGATGAATCAATGGATATTTTCAACTTATGGAAAAGCTCATGAGCTATTGTGGTCTGCTAGGAGCGAATGGTACAACTTAGGAATTGCTCTCGCAGTAGACCCAAACACACTGGCAAGCATCAAGAAATCCAACCCAAGTAACAGCGATGACTGCTTCAATGATATGCTTAAGAATTGCTCAGAGACAAACACCAGTCTCACTTGGTCTGGTTTGTGTGAAACCCTTAGGAAACCATCAGTGGCTCGTAATGATGTGGCAGAAAGTATTGAAGCATTTGTACAAAACGGATAATACCAAGCCTTCTTAGCGATAAACTGAAAGAAAGTTTATAGAGGAACCTTTATGGTAGAGACAGCTGTTTAAAATACGGCTCAACACAAGAACTTTATGCTAGGATTTTTAcgttagctacatgtagctgacatgatgtataatttatagcattTGTGTATGGcatgcaatgaatctcattaaataTTAAATGAGGAAGTGGTTTAGCTGACATGACGATTATTTGTGTATGGcatgcaatgaatctcattaaatgAGGAAGTGGTTTAATTCTGAGCTAATTACTAGCTAGTTCTGTGTGGGCCAAAGTGAGGCGTAGAGTCGAATGTCTCCTCTCAATGTCTCTCTGCTGGTTCTGGCATTCTGTTTGCTGCTTCAGTGTGGAGATGTCAAGCCCAATCCAGGACCAACAAGTAAGATATAAGTTGTGCATACAGTATGAGACTCTCTGTTTCCATTGATAGATCCTGGGTATAAAGTAATGCTTTCTTGTGGAGAAGAGATCTAGATTGTGGAAGGTCTCTCCAGAAATCTGGAAGCTATAGCTCTACCATTGCTTGCTAAAAACTGGATGTATATGAGGAGACAATCGAGCTAAACGAAACTAAAGACACCTAATAGTGTTGAAACTAGTGGCAGCAATCTCTATTCCAAAAACCAATTAGCATGATGGAAATTCGAAGCATCGAGCAATGTGTTTGTACAATGGCAACTACTCCAGGGGCTCTGAAGGTACTTAGTATTTATGTATAGTCTACCACATTGAGTTGATCTTCTGCTTTTACTTGCTCAGCTATATCGAGAAAATGTCGTGTCCTGGATATTGTCTACAATGCCAGCAACAACGAGCCAAGACTCTAGTCAAGAACTGTATAGTGTTGATCGACTGCACTCGCTTCAAACAATGGTAAGCTCCTTTATACGAGAATCTATTGAACTGAGCAAACCAACTATATTTACTTTTTGAACTCTTGGTTCAGTGATTGATCGTATACCCTAACTTCTGTTGCGTAGATTCGAGGCACATTTTATGGGATTCCTCTAGGCCGCAAGAAGTCAAAGAAGACAGAGGTAAGAAAATTGTCGTGCACTAGTCATTAATTTAAAATGTCTGATTGATATTATACCATTATTTTATGTGTTACAGTAAAAATTGTTTTGTAGGAATCGACTGAAGATCATGTTCTATCTGTTAAGAAGTCCAACCACATTCAGAAGAAGCTTGCTGCCAGGAAATCCACCTCCAAGATTGACCCACACGTAGAGGAGCAGTTCCTCACTGGAAGACTTCTAGGTGAGTAGTGTACGTTGCCTCCCTTGAGTGTAAACACTGTCTTTAGTATGTATCTGTGTTGTCAATTAATTTTTACCACAATTTGGGAAAGGGGGTGAGCTTTTGTTGAATGGTTCTTTAAAACTGTTGTCCTTTTCTAGCTGTGACAACATGTTACGTACGTTAGAAATACAGTTTAGTATAGTGTAGTAGTATCCAACCAACTATCAATTATCATAGattatgtgtgtgtccacTGTCTGCAGCGTGCGTGTCATCTCGACCAGGGCAGAGTGGCCGGTGTGATGGGTACATTCTAGAGGGCAAGGAGCTCGAGTTCTATCAGAGAAAACTCAAGTCCAAGAAGGGAAAATAAACTCTATCATGAAACTGTTTTCATTATGTCATCTTGTAACTTTCCTGGTGTGTTTGATGATTAATTTTGTTCTTGTGTTATACTTGATGGATCTTCACAAGTTTATTCATACATGGGTGGTATTGTCACACCCAGTATTAAATGGCTACTGATTTTGAATTTGAAGGCCATTAGCTGAGCTGGAAAGAAAGTATGAGATCCTCAGGAAACAAGTCAGCTGTCACTATTGATACCCTTGGTGATGATGAACCTCTACCAGAGCTATCAAAGATATTTCCCAGGCCAAGCTGGCAGCTACAAGCTTGTGTAGTGTCAGTACTGATAAACCCTCTCATGTATCGAGTGTACCAGATACTAGTAACCATTGGCTACATCCTCTGTCCTATTGGAACCAGTGGGTCCTTTTCAGCCTCTGCATGTAAGTTACGAATTGATGCAAAGGGTTACTATTAATTCTGTGTTTCACACCCAGATGCATCTAACTTTGTGATATGTCCGGTGCCAGTGGTGGATTTGAGCTGGACTGGATTGTTTCTGGGGTGGAGGGGAAGTGCCCTGGTCGTAGCTATTGTATCCGTGGTGTTTCTGGTGTCTTACTTGTTCATCAGAGCTTGCTTGACTCGCTGGAATCCACGGAGGATCATCAAACAGATAGTAAATTGCACAGTTAAAGGTCAGTTGATTGTATTATGTGTGTGCTAAATCAGTAGCGAGGATTCATAATTGTTATTTTTGCGTTAATTTGTTTATAGAAAACGAACGTAAAAAAGAAAGAGACAAGTTTGATGTCTCTCTTTTAACATCTGTTTTGACCCCTGCTCTGAGTTTTTCTCTGGTTGTGTTTTCACATCATTTGCTGCTTCAGCGCGGAGATGTGGAGTCTAATCCAGGACCAGGAAGTGAGTCACAGCTTGTCACTAGTCGACTAATAATACAATCATGTCTTGTTTGCAGACATTGGTTATGAGAGAATGGTTTCTTGTGCTGAGAAGATTGTTGAGGGCCTTTCTAGAGATCCCATTGGACTGGCTACCTCACTGTCGGCTAGGGGACTTATATCTGACACTATTATGATGGAGACATTGATACCTAAAGTGGACAAAGCTAGAAGACTCTTTACAACTGTTTTAGAGGCTGTTAAGCTTCATCCAGGGAGGTACGATGATTTCTTAGCGATACTTCGAGAGCATGGAGTGTACACGGATCTATTGGAAACGCTTGAAATCAAAGGTATGATCACTACTCTTTCTTAATATTATACCAGAATTTATTTATATTAGAGAAAGGTGAAGCAACAACTGAAAGTGAACCCGTTCCTTCTGAGGAGGAAGTTGTAGCTAGACGTCAACATCTTAATGCTGTAAGTGTGCCATGTACAGTGCTTATTCTTTTGGTCACCATTGTCCTTAGCTGCATCATActatgctataataatacatagtCTGTATCAGACACATAATAATAGGTATATGCATGGTTTTGGAAAATGCCCTTATACTAAATGGGGCACCTAACTGTATGAGACCAAATGTGGACGTTACAAGGCAAGGTAATAATGTAGTAACTAACAAGTCAATGTCCTCAGGCCAAACCATTTCATCTGCTACTGTCCCTCCCTTCAGATGAATGAAAAGATACATCAGAGTGATTTGAAACAAGTTTATGAGCTATTGCATACCATTATAGTTGGTCTTTGAGTCTCATCCGTTAATTACCTTTTCACTCTCAGATGAATCAATGGATATTTTCAAATTATGGAAAAGCTCATGATCTATTGTGGCCTGCTAATATCAAATGGTACAACTTGGGAATTGTTCTGGAAGTAGACCCAAACACACTGGAAGGCATCAGGATCACCAACCAAAATAACTGTGATGACTGCTTCAATGCTATGCTTAAGAGCTGCTCAGAGACGAACAGCAGTATCACTTGGTCTGGTGTGTGTGAAGCCCTTAGGAAACCATCAGTGGCTCGTAATGATGTGGCAGAAAGTATTGAAGCAATGATTCGTACAAAACGAAAAAGTCCAATCCTTCGTAACGATGGAAATTCTGAGGAAGGACTGAAAAGTGAGAGTGATGCTTAATGGAAAAACCATGTGTTGTAGTCTCTCCTCCCTCTCCCATTGTGTACCGAGGGGCATATAAATATCCTCCTAACACATCACATTACATGTTAATGGCTAACATTTTTCCATTCCATACAGTCCCTCCAGCTCAGTTTCCAGAACCAGAGTCCTCCCCAGAATACAACACGATGTTGTCCTGCACACCACAGCTCATTACTGCCATAGCTCAAGACCCACTGACAATCTGCGATGAGATGATTGCAGCTGGTCTCATTCAGTCGGTTTACATACGAGAATTTATTCGCCACCCCACAAACACCGACCGTGCCAAGGCAACCAAGTTGGTGGACTTCATGACGGATCGAGTCAAGACCTCTCCTTCTGACTTTGACAAGTTTATTGCCATCCTGAAAAGATTGTCCTGGACTGAAGACATTGTAGGCATCCTCCAGAAGAAGTTGATCAAAGAGAGAAAACTGGTGAATTACGTGTAGCTTAAATGTAATAGCATTAGTAATTGTCTAATAGAAAGAGGGGACTCTTTTGGTGACCTCGGATAAGTTGCTGGCAGAATGTCGCAGTGAGACAGCTGACATTGAAGTTGTGAGAGGCTACCTGGAGCAAGAAGACTGTGACGTCAATATCAGAGATGATTATACGGTATGTATAATGGTGTATGGCTAtacttgttatgcctcggtgcacatgctcaagcgaggtatacggtagtgtgtttgtgtgtgtgtgctataatagctagtagtagctttatgttatgtagctttgacacctccaccaatgcatcagcacccgctgtGCTTTCATTTGTATAATGGCTCTTGTACTGTAGGAAAGGAGTCCATTGACGTGGGCTCTTTGGAACAAACACTTTGATATTGCTAAACTGCTCCTGCAATACAAGCCTCAAGTTAATATTCAGGACGTGGTAAACCTCTTACTAATGGCAGGGTACAATgtaacattgtgtgtgtacagataGGGTGGTCTCCGTTGGTGATGGCCAGTAAAGCAGGAGACCTGGAGATAGTGCAGGGAATAGTGGCACTGGGAGCAGAGATTGACCTGCCCACATATGTGAGTGAGACAATACCTGCATTGTGTATTATGGTAGTAACTGTCTAACAGACAAAACGGCCTCTGATGTGGGCTGCTCAAGGGGGTCATGCCGAGGTGGTTACATTTCTATTGGAGAAGGGAGCATTTGTGGATTTCCCTAATGAGGTATGAACAACTCTTTtagtatacggtagtgtgtgcgtgtacatgtgtgtgcatgtgtgtgtgcatgtgtgtgtgcgtgtgtgtgtgtagactgctagcagtgagaagagaactgcaaggctctactgtacTGATGCAGCAGGCATTAATTTTTGACTTTGTACTTTGTCATCCTTTCTAACAATCATGattgatcatttcccactcttgtttccctgtgattagcCTGATACaaacatccaccgaggcatcagcacctgcggcgCTTTTATTTTTCTATAGATACATTCATACtgatagtaccgtatagcgcaaaattttcgctgatttcaatcctacacgaaaattaagtccacgaaaattgttcattaattagaattatctgctataacgtgcaaaagattaaaggcgtggcttccggtaagcagtcattccacgaacattgtgcaacaaaaaggctattccacgaaatatatgTGCCTcgaaaaatttcgcgctataattatggtatacaaCAAAGTGTAACAGATGTAGATCTATGTAGAACAATGTTAAAGTTCAGTTTAGCGGAATTTGGCCTTTGTGGCAGCTACATAGGTCCCCAATatgactaccgtatagaggTTATTTCtagggggcaaaatattcgtggagGCCAAGTAATATTTAGCCAGTttgtggatattattttcgtggttgctgcttgcactacAGGAAAAAGTAGGAAGGCCGCtacattcgtgggtaaaatattcgagattcaaccacaaaaaccataAATATTTTAATTGTCCCCCctccgaaaattacccgctatatcaAACACCACTGTCCCATCCCTAGTATCTTATTGTCTATATCACACAGAATGGGTGGACTCCAGTCATGCAAGCCAGTCGTGATGGTCATGTGGATGTGGTGAATATCTTACTAAAGTATGGTGCAAAGGCTAATCATAAAAGCAATGTTGTAAGGAGACTTATGATTCAGAACGACTTGTGTATCATCTCAAACTTGTATGAATTGCAGGATGGGTGGACTGCTCTATCTTTGGCTACCATAAACAACCACCCCGATGTAGTGAAGGTTCTTGAAAGTGCCATGGTCCGTGACGAGCGAGTACAAGTATGCGTTTGTtccaatattaattttacctGAGTGGGAGGGAGTGGGGCAGGGTTTTATGGATttttagctgggagggggGTCTGGGGGTCCTACCCTTGACATTTTTTGAGGAATGgttatctgaggtgcaatttGGGTTTTTTGTGCTTCAAACCATACATTTTACTAGTCTAGTTCGAGATTGTAGACATTTTTAAGGAGAGAAGTCATAaatttttattatgacatcattaattttcagaTTTCTAGGGGGGGGAATTTTGGCTGGGGATGGGAAATCCCAGGCCCCCCCCACcacctgtatgaaaccctgtgGGGTCTTACATTTCCTACATGTGTATGAGcacaataatttatgtatatCTGTATGATGTAATGATGTAATGTTGTACTAATTGCATGCAGGATATTGCAAACACCAATGTTGATGAAAGCCATTCCAACGACAGTGGTGATGAAGACTCAGAACAAGGTAATCACATTTCAATAGTAATTTTTGAAAATAAGCTGAGTTTCAATACTTCTAATGCAGACAAATATCTTCAAAAATTCAACGAGCTTATGGAAGACACAGAACAAATTGATATGCAATATTTGAAACTGTACCTCATTGGTCTCCCGGGTGTTGGGAAAACAACTTTTCGAAAACGTTTAACTCGATCCCTTGTCAATATATCATCTTTGCCTCTGGAGGACAGACAACATTATAGCACTCATTTAGCAGAATGCATACAAACACTTTGCATACTTCAAGACGAAGAACATTTTGATGTAGAAATTTCTGAAAGCCTGGATGATGAAATGAAAGCAATTTTCAAATACTTGCTGGGAAAAACAGAAATGAAGGAACCTGCTCCCACTGACTCTGACTCCACTCAGGCAATTCACTCTGAAGGTCCTCTTGATTCAAATACCAGTCAGGAATATGAAGGATTATCAACTCTGCTCGATTCCAATCCAGTTGGTGAATCTAACAAAGTAACAGAACCAACTGAAAAAGACGAAACTAAATCAAAGCTTTCTCGTGTGTTGGCAGAGATCAGGGGAGTTGTTGCTTCTGGAAACTATGCAGACTTTATTTTAAGACACAAGATTCTGCTCAATATTATAGATATCGGTGGACAGCCTGGATTTTTGGAGATGCTTCCCTTCATATGTGGTGGTCCTGGaatattttttgtttttttccCTTTAGACAAAGAATTTGATAAACGATACCAAATATGCTATCAGCGTGATGAGGATAGAATAACACCTTACGAAGCAAGCTATTCGATTCGAGAGACTATTGCCCAAATATTGTCTGGAATTAGCTACCACACATCTGAAATATTGCCCATAAACGACAAGTACAAACAATTTACAAGTGTTAAACCAACTATCACACTCATTGGTACTTTTAAAGATAAGCTTGAGCAACAAATGGAAAAAAAGGATGCAATGCAAGTAAGCGGTTCTGAGGTGGCACAGCAACAAACCACAGTTTCTGAGGAAACGGCAGCAAAAACAAGACAAAAATTAGAAGAGTTGCACAAATCGGTAAAGGAAACTACTTCAAAATCATATTTTAGTGATTTCGTAGTCCCAGCAAATGCACGTGAGAATAAAATATTCTTTGAAGTTGACAACTATGAAGGGGATGATAAGGATCTTGAACCAATTAGAGCTCATATTCGCAGCTGTCTTCGAGACAATAAGGGATCCATGAAAGTTCCCATTCGGCCTGTTCAGCTATTGTTCAGTATCATTCTTAGAAAAGAGTACCAGATTGTGAAACTGGAAGATTGTATGAAGATTGGCAACGAGTTGAATATGGACGAGGATACTGTGGATTTTACTCTTTGGTATTTCAACCAGTTGGGAACTATTATTTATCGACCAGAAGTTGGTGGATGGTTTATGGGAAATGTCATTTGTAGCCCACAAGTCATCTTCAACAGTATTAGTACATTGATAATCGAGCCTCTACTGaagcttcacaggagggaaAAATGTTTTGCGGGAAAACATCACGATGAATGGGAAAAAGGACAGTTTTTACTCGAAACAGTTGAAAAATCCCTACCCTCTTCTGGTGATGACTTAACAGTTATTCCTTTGGAAAACCTCATCATATTTCTAGAATATGTACATCTGATTTCACCCATCAAAGCAAAGGAAGTATCTATACGCAGTGAAACTTCAGTAGTTCGATATTTCATGCCTGCCATTCTAGATTGTGCTACTCAAGATGAATTGTTAACTGCACCCGTTCCAAATAATGATACTCCAGTTTCACTGCTCTTGTTCTTCAAGTATGGTTCAAGTAAAGAGTTAGCAAATTCGGTACCTATTGGTCTTTTCTGTGCAATGATTGCTAAATTAGTTTCGGATGGAGATGAGGATATTTTTGGAGCCGAATGGAAACTTGTGGATTCACATGTTAAACGAAACATTGTTTCCTTTCGTGTTGGTGTTTGTGATCACATCGTTATATTGGTCTCCCATGCTGGTTGCTATGAGGTACGCGTTACAAGATCAGATAATTCATCAATTGAACTGTACGACCTTTGTACGTATGTCTACACAACAATAATGGCTGTGCTGAAAGATCTGAACCATTTCGTTTGTCCCACCATTGGTTTCATTTGCCCTTGTGGTCAGCACCAAGATACAAGTCTCCGAGTACTCCACAACAGCTGTGTGATTGTAGTCCCAAAGAGAGAATCGGCCTTCTTCCGGTGCTTGAAAACCAAGAAGAAAGTCAGTCTTATCAATCAACAGTATTATCATCCCTGGATAACAAAGGTACGTATACGTACATTGACTTAGTTGGTGATTATTCTATTTTATAGGAAGCTAATAGCAACAGAGAGGTTGTACTAAAAGCATTTCCATTTGATGAGCCAGATGGTCTCATTCTCGTGGTCTGGAAAGGGATCACTAAAGCAGCTCTCCACTACCACCAACGAGCTGTGTATCCAAGCAGCTGAATCAGGCGATTATTACATGTGCTGTGTTAAGAAAGGGGAGACAGCCAGTTTCACTGTACACCACTTCATAAAAACAGGTAAGTATCGTACACTGACTGTACTGTATGATAAGTTGCTGGTGCAAGAGTTCAACACTACTGTGGCTTCTCTTTTTCGTATTAATAGCtaattaatgtaccaagtATGCAGTCTCCCCTTAATTAATGACCTTATGAAGCACCTTCAGATTGCCATGGCTCAACAACTGAAAATAAGCTCAGTCCAACTGTGGAGAAAGTTGTAGCAAAACCTGATAATCATAGTCCTGTAAGTTACCATATTCTGTGAATAATAATGTCCTTCCCTGTGTTGCTGTTGCATGCCATTATAGTTGGTCTCTGAGTCTCATCCATTAATTACCTTTTCACTCTCAGATGAATCAATGGATATTTTCAAATTATGGAAAAGCTCAGGATCTATTGTGGCCTGCTAGGAGCGAATGGTGCAACTTGGGAATTGCTCTGGAAGTAGACCGAAACACACTGAAAAGCATCAACAAAACCCACCGAAGTAACTGCGATGACTGCTTCAATGTTATGCTTAAGAGCTGCTCAGAGACGAACAGCAGTATCACTTGGTCT of the Halichondria panicea chromosome 2, odHalPani1.1, whole genome shotgun sequence genome contains:
- the LOC135332152 gene encoding small ribosomal subunit protein eS8-like, with the protein product MMEIRSIEQCVCTMATTPGALKLYRENVVSWILSTMPATTSQDSSQELYSVDRLHSLQTMIRGTFYGIPLGRKKSKKTEESTEDHVLSVKKSNHIQKKLAARKSTSKIDPHVEEQFLTGRLLACVSSRPGQSGRCDGYILEGKELEFYQRKLKSKKGK
- the LOC135332130 gene encoding uncharacterized protein LOC135332130 isoform X2, translating into MNQWIFSNYGKAHDLLWPANIKWYNLGIVLEVDPNTLEGIRITNQNNCDDCFNAMLKSCSETNSSITWSGVCEALRKPSVARNDVAESIEAMIRTKRKSPILRNDGNSEEGLKIPPAQFPEPESSPEYNTMLSCTPQLITAIAQDPLTICDEMIAAGLIQSVYIREFIRHPTNTDRAKATKLVDFMTDRVKTSPSDFDKFIAILKRLSWTEDIVGILQKKLIKERKLKEGTLLVTSDKLLAECRSETADIEVVRGYLEQEDCDVNIRDDYTERSPLTWALWNKHFDIAKLLLQYKPQVNIQDVIGWSPLVMASKAGDLEIVQGIVALGAEIDLPTYTKRPLMWAAQGGHAEVVTFLLEKGAFVDFPNENGWTPVMQASRDGHVDVVNILLKYGAKANHKSNVDGWTALSLATINNHPDVVKVLESAMVRDERVQDIANTNVDESHSNDSGDEDSEQDKYLQKFNELMEDTEQIDMQYLKLYLIGLPGVGKTTFRKRLTRSLVNISSLPLEDRQHYSTHLAECIQTLCILQDEEHFDVEISESLDDEMKAIFKYLLGKTEMKEPAPTDSDSTQAIHSEGPLDSNTSQEYEGLSTLLDSNPVGESNKVTEPTEKDETKSKLSRVLAEIRGVVASGNYADFILRHKILLNIIDIGGQPGFLEMLPFICGGPGIFFVFFPLDKEFDKRYQICYQRDEDRITPYEASYSIRETIAQILSGISYHTSEILPINDKYKQFTSVKPTITLIGTFKDKLEQQMEKKDAMQVSGSEVAQQQTTVSEETAAKTRQKLEELHKSVKETTSKSYFSDFVVPANARENKIFFEVDNYEGDDKDLEPIRAHIRSCLRDNKGSMKVPIRPVQLLFSIILRKEYQIVKLEDCMKIGNELNMDEDTVDFTLWYFNQLGTIIYRPEVGGWFMGNVICSPQVIFNSISTLIIEPLLKLHRREKCFAGKHHDEWEKGQFLLETVEKSLPSSGDDLTVIPLENLIIFLEYVHLISPIKAKEVSIRSETSVVRYFMPAILDCATQDELLTAPVPNNDTPVSLLLFFKYGSSKELANSVPIGLFCAMIAKLVSDGDEDIFGAEWKLVDSHVKRNIVSFRVGVCDHIVILVSHAGCYEVRVTRSDNSSIELYDLCTYVYTTIMAVLKDLNHFVCPTIGFICPCGQHQDTSLRVLHNSCVIVVPKRESAFFRCLKTKKKVSLINQQYYHPWITKEANSNREVVLKAFPFDEPDGLILVVWKGITKAALHYHQRAVYPSS
- the LOC135332130 gene encoding uncharacterized protein LOC135332130 isoform X1; its protein translation is MRSSGNKSAVTIDTLGDDEPLPELSKIFPRPSWQLQACVVSVLINPLMYRVYQILVTIGYILCPIGTSGSFSASAYASNFVICPVPVVDLSWTGLFLGWRGSALVVAIVSVVFLVSYLFIRACLTRWNPRRIIKQIVNCTVKENERKKERDKFDVSLLTSVLTPALSFSLVVFSHHLLLQRGDVESNPGPGNIGYERMVSCAEKIVEGLSRDPIGLATSLSARGLISDTIMMETLIPKVDKARRLFTTVLEAVKLHPGRYDDFLAILREHGVYTDLLETLEIKEKGEATTESEPVPSEEEVVARRQHLNAMNQWIFSNYGKAHDLLWPANIKWYNLGIVLEVDPNTLEGIRITNQNNCDDCFNAMLKSCSETNSSITWSGVCEALRKPSVARNDVAESIEAMIRTKRKSPILRNDGNSEEGLKIPPAQFPEPESSPEYNTMLSCTPQLITAIAQDPLTICDEMIAAGLIQSVYIREFIRHPTNTDRAKATKLVDFMTDRVKTSPSDFDKFIAILKRLSWTEDIVGILQKKLIKERKLKEGTLLVTSDKLLAECRSETADIEVVRGYLEQEDCDVNIRDDYTERSPLTWALWNKHFDIAKLLLQYKPQVNIQDVIGWSPLVMASKAGDLEIVQGIVALGAEIDLPTYTKRPLMWAAQGGHAEVVTFLLEKGAFVDFPNENGWTPVMQASRDGHVDVVNILLKYGAKANHKSNVDGWTALSLATINNHPDVVKVLESAMVRDERVQDIANTNVDESHSNDSGDEDSEQDKYLQKFNELMEDTEQIDMQYLKLYLIGLPGVGKTTFRKRLTRSLVNISSLPLEDRQHYSTHLAECIQTLCILQDEEHFDVEISESLDDEMKAIFKYLLGKTEMKEPAPTDSDSTQAIHSEGPLDSNTSQEYEGLSTLLDSNPVGESNKVTEPTEKDETKSKLSRVLAEIRGVVASGNYADFILRHKILLNIIDIGGQPGFLEMLPFICGGPGIFFVFFPLDKEFDKRYQICYQRDEDRITPYEASYSIRETIAQILSGISYHTSEILPINDKYKQFTSVKPTITLIGTFKDKLEQQMEKKDAMQVSGSEVAQQQTTVSEETAAKTRQKLEELHKSVKETTSKSYFSDFVVPANARENKIFFEVDNYEGDDKDLEPIRAHIRSCLRDNKGSMKVPIRPVQLLFSIILRKEYQIVKLEDCMKIGNELNMDEDTVDFTLWYFNQLGTIIYRPEVGGWFMGNVICSPQVIFNSISTLIIEPLLKLHRREKCFAGKHHDEWEKGQFLLETVEKSLPSSGDDLTVIPLENLIIFLEYVHLISPIKAKEVSIRSETSVVRYFMPAILDCATQDELLTAPVPNNDTPVSLLLFFKYGSSKELANSVPIGLFCAMIAKLVSDGDEDIFGAEWKLVDSHVKRNIVSFRVGVCDHIVILVSHAGCYEVRVTRSDNSSIELYDLCTYVYTTIMAVLKDLNHFVCPTIGFICPCGQHQDTSLRVLHNSCVIVVPKRESAFFRCLKTKKKVSLINQQYYHPWITKEANSNREVVLKAFPFDEPDGLILVVWKGITKAALHYHQRAVYPSS